A single genomic interval of Euwallacea similis isolate ESF13 chromosome 2, ESF131.1, whole genome shotgun sequence harbors:
- the Cap-D2 gene encoding condensin complex subunit 1 isoform X2, protein MAHFNFVIPSKREDLASENDDYFVRDLIQPKEIINRLKDIKLCLKEEGPEFILENFPVFYSILYYEDTLQMDIIYKSYQDLHKAVEDLTKSLGFLLEDRSSITEELGQKYQNVIKMLIYIYVQTVLVIEAKNIIKAKNEGLLKGRKKITNLMFHLDKKNVLLALNNIFQMEIGLFWDPPVVEENLINIVAEVCYKFLENPLIKGEKETREEVFNLIGTLLQTYNHSTTFTIRIVQMIKNEEHLIQCIPDGIKQLVVNFGCKGLIHALVQEITEWQTEEKFQDSQGSRFCAQFLTALAVSLPELMLPEVLYLNKYLYHEPATLRNSVLNVITEVIVHVLSKHNLNNEEAEYQEGFLTILTEHIRDNSAHVRARVMQHWSRLQEATAIPRHLVNDVLKKIVVNHLHDRSALVRKNAANCITTFLQYNTFGAHLSLSKMQEELKEATQLLDEFKPQIEQAKMLKSQEMEAQWEQLIPDLKKMLLELLQMENAAEDNEEHQLTKKDASELIRMYLREGRYKEAIKMWRKSADELEMDEESNEGNIMEEFVSRLKVIYMEDLQIMDEAKNGISHGDLLITEEDFQKFEVLEKKVEYLQEAVSFLTIMDEAINLMKELLETTCISDMHEAVAFFIAAYQFGLDNAKIGIMAMLPLMKRNEQDRKDVVIEAFKIIYLKTNASDMTEHGITVVNRLIDFLKFVPSTSLYDLEEIIREWVSKGILDNSIIDVLWKYFTKKISVSDEQSHASMELLRMAALGRSTIITRNVMVVSCIAFGEVGRKNLAFFGSACNFLSLAGKEKTDIHSENHSFKINHKDPIWTNLFTILKEKFFEREEFYYHALVHAMNFLYQVCGKPQEICDAFLKQILGKLSGQKELECFIYIRLCQLLGIVAIEQLNFLDGTVYKELKRRENIRIARKGSDLKKKKNKKINTISASTTANSSISTVAKGDEINLEGEQADDEDAEFILQVLEKNTVTGQGVLAQLAYVIVSVCEKQELFANVHLQGAAVTAMIRYMLVSSDFARKHIQLLFTILEKTKYSEIKTSILGHLSDLLTRFPNIIEPWTSKIYERLKDPSIEIRKTTFFSVSSLILRDMIRAHSYVHLMSNQLIDPDEELNSMCRTFFITLAQKEDNLYNILPDIFSHLIECNDISEENIKYIMKFLFALITKQKHMENLVDRFSFKFELTDDIHHQRNIAYCLTLITYNEKALKKLHGNFGTYKHLMQDDEIYAHFKAVMQACLKQPGNKTDLKQLVAELENSIKTVFEVNNDGEPKKPPHKLKSSRKARKKRQKTKESGDAESDSD, encoded by the exons ATGGCacactttaattttgttattccCTCCAAAAGGGAGGATCTTGCATCTGAGAACGATGATTATTTTGTTAGAGACCTTATCCAACCTAAAGAGATTATTAATAGGCTGAAAG ACATCAAATTGTGCCTCAAGGAAGAAGGACCGGAATTTATCTTAGAAAATTTTCCtgtattttattcaatattataCTATGAGGATACACTACAAATggatataatttataaatccTACCAAGATCTGCATAAAG cggTTGAAGACCTTACAAAATCTCTTGGCTTTTTGTTAGAGGACCGGTCAAGTATTACTGAGGAATTAGgacaaaaataccaaaatgtaataaaaatgctAATCTACATATACGTCCAAACGGTTTTAGTTATTGAAGcgaaaaacataattaaagcaaaaaacgAGGGCCTCTTGAAAGGGCGCAAAAAAATCACTAATTTAATGTTCCACTTAGACAAGAAAAACGTTCTATTAgctttaaacaatatttttcaaatggaaataggCCTATTTTGGGACCCTCCTGTTGTCGAAGAGAATTTAATCAATATTGTCGCCGAAGTTTGTTACAAATTTCTAGAGAATCCGCTAATAAAAGGGGAAAAGGAGACCAGAGAGGAAGTTTTCAATCTCATAG GTACTTTACTGCAAACTTACAACCATAGTACAACTTTTACAATTCGAATAGTACAAATGATCAAAAATGAGGAACATCTTATCCAATGCATTCCTGACGGAATAAAGCAATTGGTGGTTAACTTTGGCTGTAAAGGACTAATTCATGCTTTGGTTCAAGAAATAACGGAGTGGcaaactgaagaaaaatttcaggATAGCCAG ggATCAAGATTTTGTGCGCAATTTTTAACGGCTTTGGCAGTTTCATTGCCAGAGCTTATGTTGCCTGAGGTTTTATACTTGAACAAATACTTATACCATGAG CCCGCCACTTTGAGAAATTCTGTTTTGAACGTGATAACTGAAGTTATAGTACACGTTTTAAGCAAACATAATCTCAACAATGAAGAAGCAGAGTATCAGGAGGGTTTTCTTACCATTCTTACAGAGCACATCCGTGATAATTCTGCTCATGTTCG AGCTCGAGTTATGCAGCATTGGAGCCGGCTGCAAGAGGCAACAGCCATTCCAAGACATCTTGTaaatgatgttttaaaaaaaatcgtggTCAATCATTTACACGATAGATCAGCGCTTGTAAGAAAAAACGCGGCCAACTGTATTACCACTTTTCTACAATATAATACTTTTGGCGCCCAT TTATCTCTATCGAAAATGCAAGAAGAATTAAAAGAAGCTACACAATTGTTAGATGAATTTAAACCGCAAATTGAGCAGGCGAAAATGTTGAAGTCCCAGGAGATGGAGGCTCAGTGGGAACAGTTAATCCcagatttgaagaaaatgctGTTAGAATTGTTGCAAATGGAAA ATGCAGCAGAAGACAATGAAGAACACCAATTGACCAAAAAAGACGCTTCTGAACTTATCAGGATGTACCTAAGGGAAGGACGCTACAAGGAAGCTATTAAGATGTGGAGAAAATCTGCGGATGAGTTAGAAATGGATGA AGAAAGCAACGAAGGAAACATAATGGAAGAATTTGTGTCTCGTTTGAAAGTCATTTACATGGAAGACCTGCAAATAATGGACGAAGCTAAAAATGGAATTTCTCATGGCGATTTACTTATAACTGAGGAAGATTTCcagaaatttgaagttttagaa AAAAAGGTGGAATATCTACAAGAAGCCGTGAGTTTTTTGACAATAATGGATGAGGCTATTAATCTTATGAAGGAATTACTTGAAACTACCTGTATAAGTGATATGCACGAGGCAGTAGCCTTCTTTATTGCGGCGTATCAATTTGGTTTAGATAACGCGAAAATCGGCATAATGG CAATGCTCCCCCTTATGAAGAGAAACGAACAAGACAGGAAAGATGTGGTCATTGAAgcgtttaaaataatttatctaaaaacCAACGCTTCAGATATGAC AGAACACGGCATTACGGTGGTAAATAGACTAATAGATTTCCTCAAATTTGTTCCTAGCACCAGTTTATATGATTTAGAGGAAATTATCAGGGAGTGGGTTAGTAAAG GTATTCTCGACAATAGTATTATTGATGttctttggaaatattttactaagaAAATATCCGTTTCTGATGAACAGTCTCATGCTAGTATGGAGCTTTTACGAATGGCTGCTCTTGGTCGCAGTACGATTATAACTCGTAACGTAATGGTGGTGTCTTGTATAG ccTTTGGAGAGGTGGGTCGCAAAAATCTAGCTTTCTTCGGAAGTGCCTGCAATTTCCTTTCTTTAGCCGGTAAAGAAAAGACCGATATTCATTCTGAAAACCATTCGTTTAAAATCAACCACAAAGATCCAATTTGGACCAATCTATTcactattttaaaagaaaagttttttgaacgagaagaattttattatcacgCCTTGGTACACGCTATGAATTTCCTGTATCAG GTGTGTGGAAAACCTCAAGAAATTTGCGATGCTTTCCTGAAACAAATTCTCGGTAAATTGTCAGGGCAAAAGGAGCTGGAATGTTTTATCTACATACGTTTGTGTCAGCTCTTGGGAATTGTGGCCATAgaacagttaaattttcttgacGGCACAGTCTATAAAGAATTAAAGAGAAGGGAGAATATCCGTATCGCAAGAAAGGgttcagatttaaaaaaaaagaaaaataagaaaatcaaTACTATTAGTGCATCTACCACTGCAAATTCATCAATATCAACAGTCGCAAAA GGTGATGAAATCAATTTAGAAGGAGAGCAAGCTGACGATGAAGATGCGGAATTTATTTTGCaggttttggaaaaaaatactgTTACAGGACAAGGAGTTTTAGCACAGTTGGCATATGTTATCGTCAGCGTTTGCGAGAAGCAGGAACTTTTCGCTAATGTGCACCTACAGGGGGCTGCAGTTACTGCTATGATCAG GTACATGTTAGTATCCAGTGACTTCGCAAGGAAACATATCCAATTATTATTCACTATACTGGAAAAAACCAAATACTCAGAAATCAAAACCTCAATTCTGGGCCATCTCTCGGATCTGTTAACCAGATTTCCGAATATTATCGAGCCCTGGACATCCAAAATCTATGAAAG ATTAAAGGATCCCTCGATAGAAATCCGCAAAACCACATTCTTCTCCGTATCAAGTTTAATACTTCGCGATATGATTCGAGCTCATTCCTACGTTCATTTAATGAGTAATCAGTTAATTGATCCTGACGAGGAGCTGAACAGTATGTGTCGGACATTCTTTATCACTCTGGCTCAAAAAGAGGACAACCTATACAACATTTTACCTGacatattttctcatttaattgAATGCAACGATATTTCCGAAGAGAACATTAAATACATTATGAA ATTTCTATTTGCGCTAATCACTAAGCAGAAACACATGGAGAACCTGGTGGATAGGTTCAGTTTCAAGTTTGAACTCACTGATGATATCCACCATCAAAGGAACATTGCCTATTGTTTAACACTGATAACGTACAatgaaaaagctttaaaaaaattgcatggAAATTTTGGCACATACAAGCATTTAATGCAAGATGATGAAATTTATGCTCATTTCAAGGCCGTTATGCAAGCTTGTCTTAAGCAGCCTGGAAACAAAACTGATTTGAAG caACTTGTCGCAGAACTTGAGAACAGCATAAAGACGGTCTTTGAAGTCAACAATGATGGTGAGCCAAAGAAACCTCCTCATAAACTTAAATCTTCAAGGAAAGCCAGAAAAAAGCGCCAAAAGACGAAGGAATCAGGCGATGCTGAGAGTGATTCAGACTAG
- the Cap-D2 gene encoding condensin complex subunit 1 isoform X1 — protein MAHFNFVIPSKREDLASENDDYFVRDLIQPKEIINRLKDIKLCLKEEGPEFILENFPVFYSILYYEDTLQMDIIYKSYQDLHKAVEDLTKSLGFLLEDRSSITEELGQKYQNVIKMLIYIYVQTVLVIEAKNIIKAKNEGLLKGRKKITNLMFHLDKKNVLLALNNIFQMEIGLFWDPPVVEENLINIVAEVCYKFLENPLIKGEKETREEVFNLIGTLLQTYNHSTTFTIRIVQMIKNEEHLIQCIPDGIKQLVVNFGCKGLIHALVQEITEWQTEEKFQDSQGSRFCAQFLTALAVSLPELMLPEVLYLNKYLYHEPATLRNSVLNVITEVIVHVLSKHNLNNEEAEYQEGFLTILTEHIRDNSAHVRARVMQHWSRLQEATAIPRHLVNDVLKKIVVNHLHDRSALVRKNAANCITTFLQYNTFGAHLSLSKMQEELKEATQLLDEFKPQIEQAKMLKSQEMEAQWEQLIPDLKKMLLELLQMENAAEDNEEHQLTKKDASELIRMYLREGRYKEAIKMWRKSADELEMDEESNEGNIMEEFVSRLKVIYMEDLQIMDEAKNGISHGDLLITEEDFQKFEVLEKKVEYLQEAVSFLTIMDEAINLMKELLETTCISDMHEAVAFFIAAYQFGLDNAKIGIMAMLPLMKRNEQDRKDVVIEAFKIIYLKTNASDMTEHGITVVNRLIDFLKFVPSTSLYDLEEIIREWVSKGILDNSIIDVLWKYFTKKISVSDEQSHASMELLRMAALGRSTIITRNVMVVSCIAFGEVGRKNLAFFGSACNFLSLAGKEKTDIHSENHSFKINHKDPIWTNLFTILKEKFFEREEFYYHALVHAMNFLYQVCGKPQEICDAFLKQILGKLSGQKELECFIYIRLCQLLGIVAIEQLNFLDGTVYKELKRRENIRIARKGSDLKKKKNKKINTISASTTANSSISTVAKVCDISKENDTFLMLYFCQGDEINLEGEQADDEDAEFILQVLEKNTVTGQGVLAQLAYVIVSVCEKQELFANVHLQGAAVTAMIRYMLVSSDFARKHIQLLFTILEKTKYSEIKTSILGHLSDLLTRFPNIIEPWTSKIYERLKDPSIEIRKTTFFSVSSLILRDMIRAHSYVHLMSNQLIDPDEELNSMCRTFFITLAQKEDNLYNILPDIFSHLIECNDISEENIKYIMKFLFALITKQKHMENLVDRFSFKFELTDDIHHQRNIAYCLTLITYNEKALKKLHGNFGTYKHLMQDDEIYAHFKAVMQACLKQPGNKTDLKQLVAELENSIKTVFEVNNDGEPKKPPHKLKSSRKARKKRQKTKESGDAESDSD, from the exons ATGGCacactttaattttgttattccCTCCAAAAGGGAGGATCTTGCATCTGAGAACGATGATTATTTTGTTAGAGACCTTATCCAACCTAAAGAGATTATTAATAGGCTGAAAG ACATCAAATTGTGCCTCAAGGAAGAAGGACCGGAATTTATCTTAGAAAATTTTCCtgtattttattcaatattataCTATGAGGATACACTACAAATggatataatttataaatccTACCAAGATCTGCATAAAG cggTTGAAGACCTTACAAAATCTCTTGGCTTTTTGTTAGAGGACCGGTCAAGTATTACTGAGGAATTAGgacaaaaataccaaaatgtaataaaaatgctAATCTACATATACGTCCAAACGGTTTTAGTTATTGAAGcgaaaaacataattaaagcaaaaaacgAGGGCCTCTTGAAAGGGCGCAAAAAAATCACTAATTTAATGTTCCACTTAGACAAGAAAAACGTTCTATTAgctttaaacaatatttttcaaatggaaataggCCTATTTTGGGACCCTCCTGTTGTCGAAGAGAATTTAATCAATATTGTCGCCGAAGTTTGTTACAAATTTCTAGAGAATCCGCTAATAAAAGGGGAAAAGGAGACCAGAGAGGAAGTTTTCAATCTCATAG GTACTTTACTGCAAACTTACAACCATAGTACAACTTTTACAATTCGAATAGTACAAATGATCAAAAATGAGGAACATCTTATCCAATGCATTCCTGACGGAATAAAGCAATTGGTGGTTAACTTTGGCTGTAAAGGACTAATTCATGCTTTGGTTCAAGAAATAACGGAGTGGcaaactgaagaaaaatttcaggATAGCCAG ggATCAAGATTTTGTGCGCAATTTTTAACGGCTTTGGCAGTTTCATTGCCAGAGCTTATGTTGCCTGAGGTTTTATACTTGAACAAATACTTATACCATGAG CCCGCCACTTTGAGAAATTCTGTTTTGAACGTGATAACTGAAGTTATAGTACACGTTTTAAGCAAACATAATCTCAACAATGAAGAAGCAGAGTATCAGGAGGGTTTTCTTACCATTCTTACAGAGCACATCCGTGATAATTCTGCTCATGTTCG AGCTCGAGTTATGCAGCATTGGAGCCGGCTGCAAGAGGCAACAGCCATTCCAAGACATCTTGTaaatgatgttttaaaaaaaatcgtggTCAATCATTTACACGATAGATCAGCGCTTGTAAGAAAAAACGCGGCCAACTGTATTACCACTTTTCTACAATATAATACTTTTGGCGCCCAT TTATCTCTATCGAAAATGCAAGAAGAATTAAAAGAAGCTACACAATTGTTAGATGAATTTAAACCGCAAATTGAGCAGGCGAAAATGTTGAAGTCCCAGGAGATGGAGGCTCAGTGGGAACAGTTAATCCcagatttgaagaaaatgctGTTAGAATTGTTGCAAATGGAAA ATGCAGCAGAAGACAATGAAGAACACCAATTGACCAAAAAAGACGCTTCTGAACTTATCAGGATGTACCTAAGGGAAGGACGCTACAAGGAAGCTATTAAGATGTGGAGAAAATCTGCGGATGAGTTAGAAATGGATGA AGAAAGCAACGAAGGAAACATAATGGAAGAATTTGTGTCTCGTTTGAAAGTCATTTACATGGAAGACCTGCAAATAATGGACGAAGCTAAAAATGGAATTTCTCATGGCGATTTACTTATAACTGAGGAAGATTTCcagaaatttgaagttttagaa AAAAAGGTGGAATATCTACAAGAAGCCGTGAGTTTTTTGACAATAATGGATGAGGCTATTAATCTTATGAAGGAATTACTTGAAACTACCTGTATAAGTGATATGCACGAGGCAGTAGCCTTCTTTATTGCGGCGTATCAATTTGGTTTAGATAACGCGAAAATCGGCATAATGG CAATGCTCCCCCTTATGAAGAGAAACGAACAAGACAGGAAAGATGTGGTCATTGAAgcgtttaaaataatttatctaaaaacCAACGCTTCAGATATGAC AGAACACGGCATTACGGTGGTAAATAGACTAATAGATTTCCTCAAATTTGTTCCTAGCACCAGTTTATATGATTTAGAGGAAATTATCAGGGAGTGGGTTAGTAAAG GTATTCTCGACAATAGTATTATTGATGttctttggaaatattttactaagaAAATATCCGTTTCTGATGAACAGTCTCATGCTAGTATGGAGCTTTTACGAATGGCTGCTCTTGGTCGCAGTACGATTATAACTCGTAACGTAATGGTGGTGTCTTGTATAG ccTTTGGAGAGGTGGGTCGCAAAAATCTAGCTTTCTTCGGAAGTGCCTGCAATTTCCTTTCTTTAGCCGGTAAAGAAAAGACCGATATTCATTCTGAAAACCATTCGTTTAAAATCAACCACAAAGATCCAATTTGGACCAATCTATTcactattttaaaagaaaagttttttgaacgagaagaattttattatcacgCCTTGGTACACGCTATGAATTTCCTGTATCAG GTGTGTGGAAAACCTCAAGAAATTTGCGATGCTTTCCTGAAACAAATTCTCGGTAAATTGTCAGGGCAAAAGGAGCTGGAATGTTTTATCTACATACGTTTGTGTCAGCTCTTGGGAATTGTGGCCATAgaacagttaaattttcttgacGGCACAGTCTATAAAGAATTAAAGAGAAGGGAGAATATCCGTATCGCAAGAAAGGgttcagatttaaaaaaaaagaaaaataagaaaatcaaTACTATTAGTGCATCTACCACTGCAAATTCATCAATATCAACAGTCGCAAAAGTATGTGATATCAGCAAAGAAAATGACACGTTTTTAATGCTTTATTTTTGTCAGGGTGATGAAATCAATTTAGAAGGAGAGCAAGCTGACGATGAAGATGCGGAATTTATTTTGCaggttttggaaaaaaatactgTTACAGGACAAGGAGTTTTAGCACAGTTGGCATATGTTATCGTCAGCGTTTGCGAGAAGCAGGAACTTTTCGCTAATGTGCACCTACAGGGGGCTGCAGTTACTGCTATGATCAG GTACATGTTAGTATCCAGTGACTTCGCAAGGAAACATATCCAATTATTATTCACTATACTGGAAAAAACCAAATACTCAGAAATCAAAACCTCAATTCTGGGCCATCTCTCGGATCTGTTAACCAGATTTCCGAATATTATCGAGCCCTGGACATCCAAAATCTATGAAAG ATTAAAGGATCCCTCGATAGAAATCCGCAAAACCACATTCTTCTCCGTATCAAGTTTAATACTTCGCGATATGATTCGAGCTCATTCCTACGTTCATTTAATGAGTAATCAGTTAATTGATCCTGACGAGGAGCTGAACAGTATGTGTCGGACATTCTTTATCACTCTGGCTCAAAAAGAGGACAACCTATACAACATTTTACCTGacatattttctcatttaattgAATGCAACGATATTTCCGAAGAGAACATTAAATACATTATGAA ATTTCTATTTGCGCTAATCACTAAGCAGAAACACATGGAGAACCTGGTGGATAGGTTCAGTTTCAAGTTTGAACTCACTGATGATATCCACCATCAAAGGAACATTGCCTATTGTTTAACACTGATAACGTACAatgaaaaagctttaaaaaaattgcatggAAATTTTGGCACATACAAGCATTTAATGCAAGATGATGAAATTTATGCTCATTTCAAGGCCGTTATGCAAGCTTGTCTTAAGCAGCCTGGAAACAAAACTGATTTGAAG caACTTGTCGCAGAACTTGAGAACAGCATAAAGACGGTCTTTGAAGTCAACAATGATGGTGAGCCAAAGAAACCTCCTCATAAACTTAAATCTTCAAGGAAAGCCAGAAAAAAGCGCCAAAAGACGAAGGAATCAGGCGATGCTGAGAGTGATTCAGACTAG